In the genome of Arabidopsis thaliana chromosome 4, partial sequence, the window ACTCTTCATGTTAGAACTTAAATGAGAAACGTTTTTTCGTAGAGCGATAACCACTAGACGTTCACTCGTCACGTCGTACCAAAATAGTGGGGGTGGATAGTTGAATCTTGAAAATACCAAGAGTTTACTATCTAACTACCAAAATGCTATCTTGCGGATTTTCTGATATCCATCAAGTTGTTTCGAAATGTCATGgtgttattatatatttagggTCGACCTAATTTAATGTTCACATACACTTGCCAATCATTTTTGATGACCAGTTATctttttgagagagagaaaccaaacaaaaatgaaactaattagaagaaaacaaataaattaataccCCCTTGAgtaaatcatcaaaactagttaaaaatttatttaatttaatttgcaTAATAGAAATCGtcaaaactaattataatttatttaatttaatttgtattcAAAGTTATAATTATCTGATTtgaaacaaagtttttttctaagacatcaactaaaaaaatagaagggAATGTTAAGAAGAGCCGTAAGACCGAGAACATCTCAcattcatgttttaaatggatATTTCGTGTAGGCGGCCaagatattaatttgtttattaatgaTTCACAACCctataaataaaagatactAGTATAAGATTATATAGAGCATGTGACCTTTCCAATCTGTGTATATTAATGAACCAAGTATCCTCCTTATGCCCAAGGCACGTTTCCGATATATGTGGGTCACTTCTTATTTCTTGTCATGTTTTTAGTTCACACCGGATTTGCCAAATTGATCGAATACTAATCACGGCCTAAAAAATTCTATGTTCCCactataatatatagatcATCTATTGCACaggaaagaaaagatgaaCAGAAACaatagttaaagaaaaaaaagatgaagattttGTTCAAGCTAACTGCAACCCTAGTTTTCtgctaaagaaaaaaagaagagaagtagagaactatattttattagaAATTAAGAAAGCTTTTGTACGatgctcttttgtttttcttttcttaaaccGTGGGAGTACattccaattttttaaaatgtctttttgttccaaatgagaaaaaaaaaactaatcttcATATTACCACTAAACCACCACACCTGTAGTTACGATGTTCTCTTGGTGGTGTCGTGGAGAATTGACGGAGATTGGGAGATTCCATTTCTAAGGACATGGTAATGATATCTTGACTGGTCTCAAGTGTCTAATTAAtggatattaaatttgaattgattGGTTATATCAGATCGtaggattttttttggagaaactTAAAAATCAAGTCGTGGGTTAcgccgacaaaaaaaaatgttgacaaTGAAATCATGGGTTATtaattagagaaaacaaaaaaagacgtAAATATAGTTGAAACCACTAAACTTTTGATTAGAAATTTATGTTAAGAAAAtgctttgatttgtttatttggttcttGTTCCTCCAAGTCTCTTCGTTCTACTCCTCAATATGCTTACATGatacataataaattataaatataaagaaattcTGAGAATGGGTAGTTTTTAAGGAACAATTAGTACAAATTTTCAATCCATCGTAATTCAAGAAAACATaactaaattgtttttatgtgtgtttaaCTTCAGATATCACCAAATATAGATAGGGCTTATAGGCTAATGCAtgatttttactaatttttattccagattaaatttagaaaagcCTTGTGTGAGTTATAGATGATAAAacagaataataaaaatgagatttattaataatattatgatACAAAATCATGTAGAAATTCTTAACaatttaagtaaaaaatttGAGCGCTATATATAGTGAAAGGAAGAATGTTCAAAAGATAGTGAACGAATATTTACAAAACTCGAAATgcagtgattttttttttccataattcTGAGTGTCACAATTTCCATCCAGATTCAGTCAAcgttaattaatattatttctttttctttttttggttaaggtTTCGAacgaaatatattatttaatttctgtGCCGGAGAAATATTCGTCGAATCAGAAAACAATGCGTTTTCATATATGTATTTAGGACGATATTTTTTTAGATGAGTGATAGAAAACTTGCGCTACCATGCAAATAAacttaaatataaaaagtagTAGAGCCTACATGCGAGATTCTATGGGTTACATCAACATTATCATTGCAAACGATTGGACTTGTTTATCAATTTAGATTTCCGACAACTCATTTTCCTTCAACCACattcaaatatcaattttacaaacaaaaaatatgtttgcaaagtcaataattttttggtgttttacaACTAAAGATTGATTTCTACTTGAAAAAAGTATTGTTACCGGATTGGTGTCGAAGTTTGCGTTATATGCAATTTCTTTAGCCTCCGTGTTATTTTCCAAACAAGCCGAGTCAATATTTCATAGCCTTTTAAGGCGGAAAACTTTCGAACACAGAATGATCATTTCACTCcagattataaaatttaaaacgaaaaaaacaaaacttttttgttcaaagaagATTTGCTTGATTAGTCGTTTCCAATTCgaaaaccaaattaattttcaaaatctatgAAAATAGGTACTTTCTTATTTACAGTCTTACAATACCTAACCATAATCAAAATTGTAGTGAGAAGATTTGAATCCTTAGTTCTCAAACCTTATGATGAAATTTATAACCACTGGATCATTATACATTGTCTACCAAAGGGAGTTTTGTAGGAAGATATATCAAGCTTAATAGAACAAATAAGATTGCCAATACTACTCAATAGAATGTGTTTTATGTCTCACAATATGTGTTTTTATTACTCGAATTTTCCTTTAAGCTTAAATGAGAGAGttcaatattgaaaaaatatataataaatttaatataatgtGAAGTTAAGTTTTGTGTAAAATATGTAAGTTCTAACTAACATCATATTTAATATATCTAGATATGTTATCAattatctattttgtttttaaatttgatacGTCCacttttacatattttgaaGGAAGTTTAtaagttattattttaatacgttcttttttatatttgaaaatagtgaaataaataaatgttagaaatatataatattattttgtacacgcaacatatattttctttttagctGAAACTGCGATaggtgttatatatatttttctcttattatgTGAATAATGATGAGGTCGTcaagaaataaatttttatatgtatgaaTACTTTGTATACTTAGATCAtatcaataatcaaattttctacaaaaaaaaaattacatatcttaaaaaaagactaaaaacaaataaatgaaagaaaaaagaaacataacatTATTAATTGGAGGCCTACTGGAGAAGTCGCGAGATCGAAACAGGATGGCCCACTATTGAGTATTGACTCTCTAGAGTTGTCAAttgaaataagttttttttttttcctttttggtgtcgacaaaaccaattaaaataatttcaagtggtccttctcaaaattttgggTAATTTGACTAtgttagaaaattaaaattaatacaaCATTTGCATTAAAAAGGAAATGCGGCAGTTTGAACTACAATTTGCagtatttataaaactaagaaaattttgtaattCGTTGAttcattgtatatatatactatatagtctTGTTCagtcaaacaaaaagtttattcgttgacaaaaaagaagtgatCTAAAGATTCTGATTAGTTATATATGTTACTGTTGAAATAGTTAATTTCTTGGATTAAGTTTATTATTAGATTTATATAGTATTAGCTCAAGATTTGTAGATAATATAAGTTTGAGTTAattcatataatatatgaactcAGCTAAGCTAGCTCATGagatttttaacaaaaaaaaaaaaagctagcTCATGAGATATACACTAATAAATTGAGTTTAGGTGAGCGAATTTGGTCATTCTAACACCCTTCTCTTGAAGCAATGTATAATTACACAGAATAGTGTTTGTGAAGTAGCTCTATACGTCATACTACACgtattatagaaaaaaactcacaaaaaGATATTGTAGGATTAAGATAAAGCGAGAGAAAGAACCCAGAAAAACTAAAGTCATATAAAGTAATTATACTGAATATGATCTGTGGACTAATCGGCAAAGTGCCTTCCTAGGCTTAGCTAGTTAAATCATCACTTTCTTGAATCACTATTTTCTTTAGTTATCCACGTCTAAGAAAAAAGCGTCGGTAATCCCTTAGGCACGTTTCCTTTTGGGAATGGATGCAAGCAGCAAATTGCTCAAagatctttatttatttttatgacaGGAAGATTCTGCATAAAAACCTGAAATGATTTTCAAAGTCTATAAAATTTCTAATATTATTACCATTTAAAAGTATATGTTAGACTCaagttgccaaaaaaaaaaaaaaaaaaaaacgttaaagACATAAAATATGAGAATGAAGTGTTGTTGGTGCTAAATaaataggaaacaaaaaaaaaaaaaaacgagttGAGGAAATGCATGCATTGGAATAAATATTCATTGGATGATAActtcaatattatatttttggtagagttttaaaagtatatttcattataacaatttaaataattttttaaacatatgCATGACGGATGTTttccctatatatatatatatatatatatatatatatatatatatatattctttttaataactaaTTCATacgtataagaaaaaaaaacaagtgaaaCATATTCCATATTGTGTCACAACTCACAACATTTGGAGCTGAGCCAGACTTAACATGTTGATGTTCCGTTCACGATCTTATCTCTTTTACCTTCTTTTCGTGAAGTTGAAAACAaagcaacattttttttttgttaaggaaCAAAGCAACATTTGGATAAAATGTTACTAGCAAAGCAATATTTATAAGAATTCTGTAACGCTTTGAGTTATCCATTACCATTAGTAAATTTACACTTATTTTAGTAGAGAATTACAATGGGTCGGTATGCATCCTATCTTTATCAAAGTTAATgcaattaaatttgattttttttagtattacCACCATGTTTGTATAATTCGAAGTACTACGTACATGCATGCATTCACTGCATTTGTCAAAGACACagacgcaaaaaaaaaaaatgtaaacggTTTCAACTTTTGAATGTTGTTTGGTTTCgggtttgtatatatatatatatagatgggTTACTATTTACTAAATATGGTAAAAAGCTCATGCTTTCGTTGGTGTACAACAAATAATAAACTAATTACCTCAGTGAAATAAtacacatataatataaataaataattatgtaaACATCGACAGTGCATATAATGAGAAAGCAAAGTAAAAGTCGTCGTGGTTCTTTTTCTTGGACCCCAAGCTTCTCTTGCTTCCATAAGTTCTCTTATTTTACTACCGCTTTTAAACTAATACGTACCAAACAATGCAAcataatgtttcttttattattggGTCTTATCCAGCGAAGGAAAAGGTACTGATTAGTCTGATTATTAATAATTGATTACAATAATAAAGCTaaatatatactgtatattaTTATAGTAGTAATAACAGTACAACATAGAAGCAAGTGAAAAACATGAGAAACGAAGGACGGTGTCCAGACAAGCAAATATTCAAACctttgaaaatgaaacaacatCATGTTCTCCAAGACAGCCCCAACTTAATTTATTCTAATAATACCAAATTCATTAATCCCCATTATCGTATCTTGTCCACCATagatatacaaatatacaCATTACCCATATCGcatttttctaaaatctttttgtatttaatttctACATCTGTTACAAATATTTGACAGGTGAATTTTGATCTTAgagaatcaaataaaaaaataacattacgATCTTAAGAGTACAAATACTTTGATTAGTAAACTATCCCATTTCCAACTACTAATTAGTTGCTACTCTTATTTTTAACCCCCCCATATACTTATTTAGACGTTGCAAAAGAATGTGATGAATATACAAATGATGACTACTCATTAAATTGTACTCCCAATTAATGGTGAGTAATTAACAATGTCGATGGGCGgcaaacaatatattttttctttcaaatatttgttttttttttaattgtcaaCATGGTAtgctaaaaatcaaaatgttaacAAATTGCACTCGTATGTAAATGCATATGCATATAGGTGGACGTGTATATAAATGTAAGAAATGTGTCTCTCCTCACAACACGTATTTTGATAACCTTCACTTCCCATAATTCTCTCTAACTcatcactctttttcttcttctgcataGATCTTCTCATGGATCCACCATTCAACGAAATATACAATAACCTTTTGTATAATCAGATCACAAAGAAAGATAACGATGTTTCTGAAATACCCTTTAGCTTCTCAGTCACAGCCGTCGTCGAGGAGGTGGAGCTTCCTGTGATTGACGTCAGCCGTTTGATTGATGGAGCCgaggaggagagagagaaatgtaAGGAAGCGATTGCGAGAGCTTCGAGGGAGTGGGGATTTTTTCAAGTGATAAACCATGGAATATCAATGGATGTGTTGGAGAAGATGAGACAAGAGCAAATTAGGGTCTTTAGAGAGCCTTTTGACAAGAAAAGTAAGTCGGAGAAATTTTCCGCCGGGAGTTACCGGTGGGGAACGCCGTCAGCCACTTCTATCCGGCAGCTTTCTTGGTCAGAAGCTTTTCATGTTCCCATGACAGATATTTCTGACAACAAGGACTTTACTACTCTCAGGTACACAAATATTGTTAtcaattacatttttttagaattaatttacttattaaacttaattatttgaaaaaatatgtGGAGAATTATCCCAATAACAAgatgtaaattaaaatacaactTTACCTTTCTTTTGGTTAAGTTACCTTCTAAACAACTAGTGTTTTGAGGATTAGTAAGTAAATTTTAATGACATATATAATGATACAACTatagtattaattaatatcaAGTTTTTGACTATAAGTAACACTATTtgcaaagaaaattaattaattagtcaaAGATTAGACATGGGAGACAAACACAGTTTTTAATTCAGTATATGGTGGTTTTGAAGCATATAATAGAGTGTTGtcatttatatttaattaataatagttttggatattttagaaatttaatcCTAGAAAATAA includes:
- the GA2OX8 gene encoding gibberellin 2-oxidase 8 (gibberellin 2-oxidase 8 (GA2OX8); FUNCTIONS IN: C-20 gibberellin 2-beta-dioxygenase activity; INVOLVED IN: gibberellin metabolic process; LOCATED IN: cellular_component unknown; EXPRESSED IN: sepal, flower; EXPRESSED DURING: petal differentiation and expansion stage; BEST Arabidopsis thaliana protein match is: gibberellin 2-oxidase 7 (TAIR:AT1G50960.1); Has 2321 Blast hits to 2310 proteins in 244 species: Archae - 0; Bacteria - 75; Metazoa - 4; Fungi - 39; Plants - 2120; Viruses - 0; Other Eukaryotes - 83 (source: NCBI BLink).), coding for MDPPFNEIYNNLLYNQITKKDNDVSEIPFSFSVTAVVEEVELPVIDVSRLIDGAEEEREKCKEAIARASREWGFFQVINHGISMDVLEKMRQEQIRVFREPFDKKNISDNKDFTTLRNFVNFKFFNMLENIMDFLELIFCISCAAE
- the GA2OX8 gene encoding gibberellin 2-oxidase 8 (gibberellin 2-oxidase 8 (GA2OX8); FUNCTIONS IN: C-20 gibberellin 2-beta-dioxygenase activity; INVOLVED IN: gibberellin metabolic process; LOCATED IN: cellular_component unknown; EXPRESSED IN: sepal, flower; EXPRESSED DURING: petal differentiation and expansion stage; BEST Arabidopsis thaliana protein match is: gibberellin 2-oxidase 7 (TAIR:AT1G50960.1); Has 2972 Blast hits to 2961 proteins in 383 species: Archae - 0; Bacteria - 137; Metazoa - 2; Fungi - 57; Plants - 2676; Viruses - 0; Other Eukaryotes - 100 (source: NCBI BLink).); this encodes MDPPFNEIYNNLLYNQITKKDNDVSEIPFSFSVTAVVEEVELPVIDVSRLIDGAEEEREKCKEAIARASREWGFFQVINHGISMDVLEKMRQEQIRVFREPFDKKSKSEKFSAGSYRWGTPSATSIRQLSWSEAFHVPMTDISDNKDFTTLSFCACLCMCDHIPLLLFIVGVLLISHC